A region of Rhizorhabdus wittichii RW1 DNA encodes the following proteins:
- a CDS encoding fumarylacetoacetase (TIGRFAM: fumarylacetoacetase~PFAM: fumarylacetoacetate (FAA) hydrolase; Domain of unknown function DUF1969) gives MIDETHAASASSWVEGAAGHREFPVQNLPYGIFTAPGAPPRAGVAIGDHVLGLGAAADLLDGRARSAAQAVGEEQHLNRLLAEPAESRAALRQGLFRLLSDRSFEKRVRPLLFRQANCQLGLPAKIGDYTDFYAGIHHARAVGALLRPDNPLLPNYKYVPIGYHGRASTVRASGADVVRPRGQVRAGDTPPALSETRRLDLELELGLWVGGAPNDDGPVPISAAASRIAGLSLLNDWSARDVQAWEYQPLGPFLAKNFLTTVSPWIVTTEALAPFRVAPTNREPGDPSPLDYLFDRNDQSLGAYDIRIRATLQTERMRQAGIAPVTLGTTSAMYLYWTPAQLVAHHTVNGCTLVAGDLLGTGTISGPDDASRGSLMELSRGGREPIDLPTGEQRTFLEDGDVVELHGWAEADGFARIGFGPCVGKVVAATR, from the coding sequence ATGATCGACGAAACGCATGCCGCTTCGGCGTCGAGCTGGGTGGAGGGCGCCGCCGGCCACCGCGAGTTCCCCGTGCAGAACCTGCCTTACGGCATCTTCACGGCGCCGGGCGCCCCGCCGCGCGCCGGCGTCGCGATCGGCGATCATGTCCTGGGCCTGGGCGCCGCGGCCGACCTGCTGGACGGAAGGGCGCGATCGGCCGCGCAGGCGGTCGGCGAGGAGCAGCATCTCAACCGCCTGCTGGCGGAGCCGGCCGAATCCCGGGCAGCGCTGCGGCAAGGCCTTTTCCGTCTGCTGAGCGACCGGTCCTTCGAGAAGCGCGTGCGGCCGCTGCTGTTCAGGCAGGCGAACTGCCAGCTCGGGTTGCCGGCGAAGATCGGGGACTATACCGACTTCTATGCGGGCATTCACCATGCCCGCGCCGTCGGCGCCCTGCTCCGCCCCGACAATCCGTTGCTACCCAACTACAAATATGTGCCGATCGGCTATCATGGACGCGCCTCTACGGTGCGCGCCTCGGGCGCCGACGTGGTCCGGCCGCGGGGCCAGGTTCGCGCCGGCGACACCCCTCCCGCGCTCAGCGAGACGCGCAGGCTCGATCTTGAGTTGGAGCTCGGTCTTTGGGTCGGTGGTGCCCCGAACGACGACGGCCCGGTCCCGATCTCGGCCGCGGCGTCGAGGATCGCCGGACTGTCCCTGCTCAACGACTGGTCGGCGCGCGACGTCCAGGCCTGGGAATATCAGCCGCTCGGGCCGTTCCTCGCGAAGAACTTCCTGACCACCGTATCGCCCTGGATCGTGACCACCGAAGCCCTGGCGCCTTTCAGGGTCGCACCCACGAACCGCGAGCCTGGCGACCCGTCGCCGCTGGACTATCTGTTCGACCGCAACGATCAGTCGCTCGGGGCGTATGACATCCGGATCAGGGCAACGCTGCAGACGGAAAGGATGCGGCAGGCCGGCATCGCCCCCGTCACCCTCGGCACGACGAGCGCGATGTATCTCTATTGGACGCCCGCACAGCTTGTGGCTCATCACACGGTGAATGGATGTACGCTGGTGGCAGGGGATCTACTGGGAACGGGAACGATCTCGGGGCCTGACGATGCCAGCCGCGGCAGCCTGATGGAGCTGAGCCGCGGCGGGCGCGAACCGATCGACCTGCCGACCGGCGAGCAGCGCACCTTCCTGGAGGACGGTGATGTCGTCGAGCTGCACGGATGGGCCGAGGCCGACGGCTTCGCCCGGATCGGCTTCGGACCTTGCGTCGGCAAGGTCGTAGCGGCGACACGCTAG